GTTACCATCCTTGAGAACAGACTGGCACAAAGGACAGAAGAAATGATCAAGCAATGCCTGGGAAGGCTCTTTCTGGTGAACTGCAGTAGTAGCACTCAGTTACTCCTCACTCTCTACTCTttagaaaacatgttttgcaCTCACCCCTCTCTCTGCCTTTTGATTTTAGATAGCGTATCAGCTTTTTACTGGATAGATAGAAGCAACGGAGGGGAGAGTCTCACCTTGCAGGAGATGAATCTGAAGAAATGTGCTAACTTCCTTGAAAAGCTTGTGAGCAGGCATCACTTAGCCCTCTTTGCAACAACACAGACGCTTATGCAGAAATCTGcaaatgctgcagaaagctttttccctttaaaactgACACACGAAACTGATACAGACTATAGACCATATCTTTGTAAATCATGGCAACAAATGGTAACCCACAGGATATTTTTCTCCAAGCAATGTAATTCTGACAACAGCAAAGGTTTCACAGTCACTTCTTGCCACCTCAGAACAAACCATGTAGTAAAACGTTCATTTAGTATTGCAGAATGCGGAGTGcagttttaatttcagtttggtttttaaacGTGTAGCAAATCCTGGCGCTTAATCCTCACTGGGTCTATGTAGTTTTTAGTGCCTTTTAAACTAGGTGGTTGTTGCTGGATGATTAAGAATTTTTGTCACCATTCTGTCACAAGATTTTAATTCAGTGTAGGGCAGGAAATGTTAACCTGTTTGAAGTACTGTATACGTTCAGTCCAAACTAGCAAGGAATGTTGAAATTACTTGTTTGTACTTAATGAATGAAGAGATTAAATCAAGAAAATCATAATCAAAGACATTCTGAACTCCTGGTATCCTTCAGTAATCTAACCTATGTGATATGT
This sequence is a window from Lathamus discolor isolate bLatDis1 chromosome 2, bLatDis1.hap1, whole genome shotgun sequence. Protein-coding genes within it:
- the XRCC2 gene encoding DNA repair protein XRCC2 isoform X1, whose amino-acid sequence is MGDPFRRAESGTQLLARLEGRSALKNLEPYLFAEEGSPVHGDVVEFHGPEGTGKTEMLYHLVARCIIPKSGGGLEVKVMFIDTDYHFDMLRLVTILENRLAQRTEEMIKQCLGRLFLVNCSSSTQLLLTLYSLENMFCTHPSLCLLILDSVSAFYWIDRSNGGESLTLQEMNLKKCANFLEKLVSRHHLALFATTQTLMQKSANAAESFFPLKLTHETDTDYRPYLCKSWQQMVTHRIFFSKQCNSDNSKGFTVTSCHLRTNHVVKRSFSIAECGVQF
- the XRCC2 gene encoding DNA repair protein XRCC2 isoform X2, with protein sequence MMDLLARLEGRSALKNLEPYLFAEEGSPVHGDVVEFHGPEGTGKTEMLYHLVARCIIPKSGGGLEVKVMFIDTDYHFDMLRLVTILENRLAQRTEEMIKQCLGRLFLVNCSSSTQLLLTLYSLENMFCTHPSLCLLILDSVSAFYWIDRSNGGESLTLQEMNLKKCANFLEKLVSRHHLALFATTQTLMQKSANAAESFFPLKLTHETDTDYRPYLCKSWQQMVTHRIFFSKQCNSDNSKGFTVTSCHLRTNHVVKRSFSIAECGVQF